In Lathyrus oleraceus cultivar Zhongwan6 chromosome 2, CAAS_Psat_ZW6_1.0, whole genome shotgun sequence, the DNA window atttcttattttcatcatTTTGGATGTACATGTTACATTCTAAACAATAAAGTCTATCTAAATAATATTGATGCTAAAGCTCAGAAGGATATCTTTTTGGGATACTCTGAACGCTCTAAAGCATACAAAATGTATAACTCTGAAACCAATGTGGTTGATGAGTTAATACACATTAAATTTGATGACAAATATCCTGACAATAAAATGTTAGGGCTAATTCAAATTTTTTTCCGAAATCTGTGTATATGAAGACACATCAGGAGCTAGAGGTCAAGAAGCTAGAAGTTCAGAAGCAATTAATCCATCTGAAGTTGGACAATCAGAAGCTACCATAACTTTAGAAGCTAATGATCCAGAAGTTGATCCTACCTCAGAAGCTCATCCTGATAATGAAGAATCTGAAGAAGCACAAGATAACTTCTCAGGTGCATCACAATCCAAGAAGACCTTCAATTATAAGTCTTCTCATTCAGAAGAGTTAATTCTTAGAAACAAAGATAACCCTAGAAAGACAAGGTCTGCCTTTAGAGAAGAGCATTCAATGATAGGGCTAATCTCCATGGATGAACATACTTCTGTTGATGAAGAAATTTCTGATGATGGTTGGATCGTGGCTATGTAAGAAGAGTTGAATCAGTTTAAAGGGAATGATGTAAGGAATCTGGTACACAAACCTTCACAGAAGAACATTATTGGACAAAATGGGTATTCAGAAAAAAGTTCAGTGAGCAAGGTGATGTGATAAGAAATAAGGATAGACTTGTAGATTAAGGCTACATTCAACAAGAAGGTATAAATTTCTCTAAAACCTTTGCACCAGTTGCAAGGTTAGAGGAAATCATGTTATTCCTCTCTTATGCTATTAATCATgacatcattttataccaaatggatgttaagagtgcattttTAAATGGTTTCATTTCTGAAGAAATGTACATCAAACATCAACCTGGGTTTGAGGACTCATTCCACCTATATTGAGTTTTCAAATTAAAGAAATCACTCCATGGACTCAAACAAGCCCCCAAAGCTTGGTATGAGAGACATAGTAATTTTCTGTTAGAAAATGGATTTCAGAAAGGGCAATGAGACATTACTCTATTAAGAAGAACACTTAACAGTGATATCTTAATTGTccaagtttatgttgatgatatcatatttggttcaactaatGCTTTTATTTTCCAAGAGTTTCTAAGACAATGCAAGCTGAATTTGAAACGAGTATGACGGGAGAGCCGAAGTTCTTTCGTGGTattaaaatcaatcaatgcaaAGAGGGAGTCCATGTTCATCAGACTAAGTATACAAAGGAGGTTCTGAAGAAGTTAAAGCTTGATGATTTCAAGATCATACACACTCATATGCATCCAACCTGCAACATGAGCAAAAAGGAAAACATCACCAAGGTTAGTAAGAAGCtgtatcgaggtatgattggttctcttATTTATTTAACAACTTCTAGACCATATATTTTATTAAGTGTCTGACTGTGTGCCAATTTTCAGTCAGATCTTAGAGAGAAACACTTAACTTTTGTTAAGAGGATCTTTAGGTATATGAAGGGAACAACCACTCTAGGGTTGCTTTATAAGAAATCCCTAGACTATAAGCTAGTTGGATTTTGTGGTACTGACAATGCTGGGgataaaattgaaagaaaatcCACTAGTGAAAGTTGTCAATTCATAGGTGAAAACCTAATATCTTGGGCTAGTAAAAGACAAGCAACAATTGCGCTGTCTACAAAAGCATAATACATCTCAGTTGCAAGTTGTTACACACAACTACTATAGATGACATATCATTAGGAAGATTATCAGATAAGTGGAAGCAATATTTCAATCTTTTATGATGATACTGCTGCTATCTGTTTGAAAAAAAATCCCATCCAAATTCTAGAACCAATCACATAGAAACAAACATtattttattagagactatgttcaaaAGGGCATGATAGATATACGATTCATTGATACAAATCATCAATGAGATGATATAATTACTAAGCCTCTTACTATTGAAAGATTTGATTTTATCAAAAAGAATATGAAGATGCATTTTGTTAAATAATACTGATTGCTTCTAAATGGAGGATTAGAGTCTGATGATGATCAAAAGCTATTGTGGTCAGAAGCTCCGAACTAGCTTCTGGTGAATAGTAGCATATGAGTAACTCAACTTTTGATACTCATAATTTGATAAGTTGTCTCTGATAGCATATAAGTGGGATATTTTGTTTTTGACATCTGTCCTATGTGTCATGAATCTGAAAGGTTTTTTGACACTTGATTTCTGAGTTGTTGGATAATAACTGGTAGTTTATGATATACATATTTTTGAATACTATGTATCTTCTCTCCTAATTATCATTAACTTGTGTTTTATCTAGTGTATCTTTTCCTTCAACTTTATATATGATTCTAAATGATTTGACTCTGAACTAGTTAGTTCACTATGTAAAATGATTTTCTGATTCAGAAGGTCTTGAGTCAGAATTCTTTTGAGAGTTTTTTGTCTTCTGATCTTTGAGTTATATTAATGGGTCTAAGAAATCATGTTTTTTAAGCAAAGAAGTGTGACTTCTATCATATTTGTTTCTTCTCCTAACAAAAATGGTTGTGTTACCTTTGGGAATAATTATTTCTGGATAAAATTAAATTCTGTTTTGTTTTCCCTTTAATCATTTCTCTTATAGCTGTGTGATTTATATTTTGTTTAAATTCTCTAGTTTTTCTTAAACACACACAacataaaattggttgaaatgGTTGAAAAaattctttaaagctttcttcTTGATGGCTTCAATGAAATGAATGCAAATGATTAAAAGAAATAGATGCAAGAGAAAAATGGCATATTATTTCTTCTTGATGGCATATTATTATTCAAGAAAATGGTACAAGGATGATTCATTCCCATAAATAACAAGATGAACTACATAACCTACTCTTCTCCAAATTCTCCAGGGAAATAAGCACGACGATTGATGAAGTTTGTCCAGTCAAAGTTAAACTCATCAGCATCTGAACCTTAGTTAGAAGATGGATCCTGGATTCTGTTGAATTTCTTCATCTTAGCCACTAATGTTATCCTAGCTTTAGATGCTCCTGAAGTTGAACCAGTCCTTGTCCTTGAACATCCAGTCTTTTTAGACTTACCCTTTGATTTTCTTCAAACATCTTCATTAACAACCCTATCAATTTCCTTTGAAGTGCTCTCTTTGGAGTTCTTGGAAGATTTGCTCATAGTTTCTGTTATGAGAAAAATCTTGCTAAGGTACAATGGAATATGATATTGTCCGAATAAAAACCTTACTTTTATAGAGAGTTTTGGTTAAAAGAGAGGTCAATTTTAGATATTGTGCATAAATGGACATAAGAGAGAAATAATATCTTAGTATTCAAGCACGTCTCCCCATACTTGACCGTCTTATTTCTCTCGAAGCCTAGCTGAAAAAACCTATCTTGACCATCTGGAGAAATGCAGAAGTTATTTACCAAACATTGTCTTCTTGAACATGTTTTATGGCATCTAACTCTTTGGTTATAGGAAATTTTTTATAAAGGgaaaatcaaatatatttttaaattaattttatcTAGTTCTGATTACATCCCAAATATTGTCTTCTTGAACATGTTTTCTGGCATCTAACTCTTTGGTTATATGAAAATGTTTTTTTCTTCAGTATCTTTTCTATTTCCTTTAATTatttttgttgatgacaaaagggAAAGTATATATTGAAGGATTTTAGCACCTGAGTATGACTTAAGGGGAGCTTACAATTATTATCTTGCTTAAATTTTGAAGGACTATATATGTGCTTTAAATGcttaaatttaattaacttggataggacttagggggagcttacaaacctaaCCATATGGACTATTAGACTCAGGGGGAACTTATAAACCTCAGACCCTGAAGTCATCTAGTTAATTAAATTATCaaccattattcttaaatacTTATATTTGTCATTATGAAAAAGGGGAagattgttggaacaaaattggtttgtCCCATATCCCTtagattttgatgataacaaagtatttaaagaacaaaTGAGTATACTAATGTTTGTTCAAGTGTGTAGGACCATAAACTTAAATTTCATATAAAATCCAAGTATTGGTTCTGACTCTGGACATTCAATGAGAAACTTGAAGATCAAAATCTAACTTATCAGAAGCTAAAGccagactctgaagaagtcaTCTTCTGAAGAGGTCAACATCCAAAGATCAAAGTCTGAAGGAGTTAGCCTCTGAAAATCAAAATTTGGAGAAGTCTGATTCTGATAATTGGAACCTGAGCCAATCAAAGCGCAAGGACCAAGGTAACACTGATAGATCATTGTTCATCTCTGAATATACTTTGTCACGTGAAGACCTATGCTTTATCTTCTTCATAGAGTCTACTGGGATACAACTACTAATTCCTTTTGTAGCAAAGGATTTTCAAACTAGCTTTTACCTAACCTGACAATTTGGTGAAACATCCCAATGCCTCTTTTGAAGCTTCTTAAAGGACTCTACTGTGCTGCATCTTCAATGACTCTCTTTCTTCTCTATTTAAGGAGTTAAAAGACTTGAAGAAAATGGCCAACAATGCTTATGAACATCAATTGACAAAAAAAGAAGTCATTATGTCAAAGTAAAAGCACAAGTTAAAACTTAGGATTTCTTATccttgtatatcttagaaatccTTAAGTCTTAAAACAAGTCTATTTGTTGTGTATTATTTATACACCTCTGATTGTACATCCGATGTATTTTCCCTACAATCCTTTATATGCTAGATAGATTGTAATAAGTCTATTTAttgtgtgcttgagcatagaAGTCTCTTACTATGTGTTTGAGCAAAAGAAGTATATAGCTTGTGTGCTTGGTCAAGGAAGCCTCAAAGTGTTTGAGCAAAGGAAGTCTCTAGCTTGTAAGCTTGAGCAAGGAAGTATCTTACTTATTTGTTTGAGAAAAGGAAATttcttgcttgtgtgcttgagcaaattgtaatcttatgtgattatagtgaaaatctcttaTAAGTATAAGGGGAATGAGTTACTCTCAAGTTGTAAGAGGAACCATGATAACTCTGTGTGTTATTCTTATTTTTTGCATATTACATCCGTTGCCTACATTTTACTGAATCAGATTCTACAATCTTGTGTTTAGAATCTGACTTAAGAGtttaaaaagaaagaaaaagcCAACATAATTCAACCCCTCATTCTTGTGTTTTTCTTACCGTTAGGGTAGATCATGCCGTATATCTGTTACCTGCACGCCGTCATATAGAGGCCATTGCGCAAACAGGTATGGAGATATGACACTTTCCAGAGGGAACTTATGGGAAGACCACTATAGATGCCTTTCTATTTGAGGCACCAATGACATTACATTGCAGGAGGCAAAGAAGGAACGATGATGGGGGTTTGATATACTTAGTAATATTTCATAGTATTTGTATTATGGATTATGAATAGTATTAAATATGGTAATGTAATTTGTCATTTTGACAATAATATGGAATTTGGATTGGTTCTAATATTTGACATTTTGATCTTATTGATAACACATTTATTATGATAGTTTACTTATTATACATGACATATTACATTAGCGtattgatcagtcaccatttgcacttagttttcatcatccatccagcatgaatcttcaagaatcggtAACATTTTGTTCTTTATTTTAGTTGATTTCTTAAGTTTATCGCATTTTATAAGTTTCTACTTGTTTTATGTTGCATTAGTAGTTCAtctctttttgtcgcattttatgcgtttccGTGTAGTACTGTTTGGTTTCCAGGTCTAACAATAAACCCGAAAGACGCGTACCGGAAGAATGGAAGTCAAGGACATCATGCAAAGCGAGAAAAGGCAAAAACAGGGGGCtaacacgggtgcccgtgtcagcatgtgcagaAGAGAGATGTTGGAATCCAGAAACCAGGaggctgacacgggtgcccgtgtcaactgacacggcccgtgtcaacAATGGCTGAGGATTTGAGATTGACAGAGAGccaacacgggcgcccgtgtcacctgacacggcccgtgttggccaatTCGCACCGTTTGCTGATTTTTAGTGTTTTGATCCCTGTGTATGTCCGGAGGGCTGTCTGGGTATTTCACGATGTTTTTAGTTGAGTGGAAACTATTTAGTCTGCATTTTGGTAAAGAGAGAGGCACTTTTTGGATCGTAGAAGAAAAAGACAGAAAGGAGAAGCGAGCTTGCAAGGTGTTTAGAGgagaagagatcttcaagatcggaagagattgaagatcaaccttcatcaacaacaaattataatgtctctattttgtaatttactgtctttaaatattatgagaagctaaaccccccaatgctaaGGGGGGTAtccctgaattgctactgtatgaaCACTTTTTCTATGTTTTTACGATCATCGACGTTTTCtttattcaaattattatacaacattcttgttagtaccttaagattggcattaattttgtaaaacaaataatgtaatcacctttgttgttttaatatgttgggttgaagaagttcaacatctggaccaacatgtcaggtacgatgtcacgacatcgtgactgtgacatcacacaggtgtataaaactgaattagttaattctggaatgtgttaactaatttaatattctgggattagttaagatatttggtgaatatcctaacttctatgtggagatcttgaagactcaatcagaatatttggtgaatatacagtttccaaatatggagatcttttaggaaataaaagattgaagaccttgattgtagcagaagaattctgccagctttgtaacagcaaaggagaagcttgctgcgatttctgaaggcccaaatccagttgggtggttaggttataaatagtagattgtaacctaggttttgtaagcctcaaacaatgtaaaaattaggggtgtgtgtgaggtaaacctcccaacctgtgggaaggttaccatgtgtttctcagtgcttgaaagcatgagattatttgtaactcaaagcctgtaggcaagagttgttatgttcttgaacgaagctgtgaagcatgttcaagttgtttaagcattgcattgtaattgtagtgataggaatggaaactggaggtttctatctaggagttcctaggtatagattgcattgggtagggattaagtgaagagttgtaaacgggggagtttaactctgaattaatactgctgatagtggatcttcttcctggcttggtatgcccccagagtaggtaatgttgtaccgaactgggttaacaattactggtgtttttaccttctgcacactatatcCTGTCTGTTACAACTCAGTCTATttttagtctgtttatgaagggaataacagacctgatacatagcctgcagtctgaatgcaaaacagaatgttatgacattcatcattgactgctgatactgatgtatagactggttggtctgttacagttcaaccatctgtaatgttggaaaatgcgatgttcaaatcaatgttaagacatcatgctgataactgggcaggatcaataaacataagtgctatgtctgatctctactgtgtctttgtactagatggacaaaactggatgttcttctttccatggtggtatagtagcagatgtcgtgacatttgtgactgtgtgcatatgagtactgggttttaatttttataactgtcttgctgtattagtcagaatgttggatcagatgtcatgacttcgtgtagaacatctgaactctgactataccagaatttcaattggtatcagagcaggcatcctgttctgtttctggatgagatccatgggtgatactttctggtatctttcaaggagttatgttagtactgatgctggaacctgtggaaggttctgtgatttccctgaatggtcccttgaagtaggtggatggactattcatgacaggaactgtgtgtacctgtctctggaggttggcaattggcctttgtgtgggacaactctgctagtattgaatcatattcaaacttggtatgatcttggaggctgatctggtgaagtgtgtgttcataggttgagttgtattatgatttctgctgcataatacctggaaaaactcaaactctgatgtagtttcccctcatgtggatgaaaggctgctgtattcaagatttcatcataatctactgaagatgtcaaagatacttgagtctcctcaagtccactcatcatgacgttctcacttcaggatggtaagaatcacctgatcactgattcttttactctcttaggtagtgtatatgaagaccttgaagactttcaaggagggtttgttccaaggagatggaactaatgttctatgtgatgcTAGAACATGTTGctcaacaagtatgcagctactggttgaagagcagatgtgtttaggtctcaaacaaagggatacttgtgtttggaacctactcctgacctggaagaggtGACATCTGTGTGTAGGGTaaactgtgtgtgtgctcaagaaggtcaattttagacgtctgatctctagaagtggagctggttgagatgtgacattgtgcaacTTCCTGCTGCTTGTCTTATTCCTATggattgatcagggttggatagttgttccctgaagtactatgttgtggTGGAAGACtagtcccctggatgttagaaatcaataatggggtaacctgattgctatttcatttaagaggattgggaccgtgaatcttgttattcaaacaccacgctcagaagtggcagttctttcaaggagtgagaatatgaagattcggaggttggttgaggtagtatgctttggcaatgcatatctactattgactggtttttttactagtacttatggtcagcctaggatctggttggctgttgacctgtgtcacatgggttctggttgttgtgtgacacatttgcaaggaaggattcatctctctcattcctaagggtgaatctaatatagaaagattctcaaaactgttgaggtgcttgcaagcagaagatgttgacacaagaagagtattttcaaagtattcttatggtggaagtatctgaaaggaaaattgggaaaggatttaagatcaatgtctacttgtgccaagtacaagtatttaattgattatccttggagctcaagataactgatgtttttaaagatgttggaacatctcgtcttcaagaccctgtgcagaatcacagaAAGGATAGTACATgggtttatgatctatcactttggtggaAACCAAAGCATgtgatctctgaaaaggtttcctggcaagaaacatgatTCAGCCTTGatgtgtacaagaagaagaaaacatcatagtgtagcacctcaaatttgcacctatcattgtacatacattctcatattaggtcataacataacatggtccactgcatagcattgcattgtcccttttgcctcaagtgcaagccaattAAGAGATTTAGGTCAAACggatcaggagatcagtcaatcaagcaagcaagtgtgtttttcattgagccaaggccctagggttggtccaacatgttcacatgacttagggatccatttgaagtgtttaggtcaaagattggaggctcagaggtcatcatccaatgcacagtcagtcaaaaaccctaaaaagtcaaacttggtcaactgtgactgattttatggttttgatggatggatttggtttgagagagcttattcatgtccaaataggcctcatatatcatggcaaacaacatcattgaaaaatttgaagccaaatcagaaatttccaaaaatagaaactggacctgtaattttaactgccaaaaatggaaacttcttgagcctaagCTTACAttatgatacaagcttcaaatgaatttttgcccaacatgaaagttgaatatcttgttctcccatttccaaaaagtccaagaactctcaattcccatgtatggttggcaagatatgatcaattcattttcaaaaatttttgaacttcaaaaggccatatctctcaaaccatttggccaaatttggtgaggttttttccaacaagtcatatttaacctcctctttccaaaaatgtcatcctcattcaccaaaacatcaccattcaaaatggcctttttgaacttgctttaattaatttcaagtgaggttgagttttgacttttcaaaataatcatttttaaaccatttggccaattggaaacATTCAGAAAATGCATTTTGGTCATGATGGAAGGCCCAATTTCGCAGCCAGCACCCTACACCTCACCACTTAAGTGAAAGTTGCACAATTAGCAAAACACTTCAATTATGCAAATTTCCCATTACCATTTTAATTAATCATGCTCAGCTCACTAAACAGAAGTATATATGTCTATTTTATGTGAACCTAAACCCTAGCAGCCATCAATTACACACAGAAAACTCCCATTTCTCTCAATTCTCATTTTcctcatttttgcatttttctgtcaaaacccAAAAGAACTCGAGCTGTCTGGTTGGTTTCCTCATGTGCTCACCATTTTGAGTTGATTGCAAGCTTCATTTTCCTACTGTAAAGCACTCAAGCAACTGTTTCATCCAaagctccaacaatggcaaaTCACGATTTGAGCATTTCCAAGCATCACTGAGCTAAAGTTATTCCACCATTCACCTTATGGAAGCTTTGTGAGCACCTGTTTCAAGCATAAACATCCAAACAACCATCGAATCCCAACTGTTCTTCAAAACTGGTAAAATTTCGATTCCTTCTTTTCTCAAAATCATGATGTACAATGTATAGATCTCATTACCCTggtcattatgagctttgaatggTTTAAAATGGTTGAACTATGTGAGAGAAATCTGACTTTAAAGTGtcatgttcaaaattgtttttgtTTGATTCTTCTTTGATAGCTCGATTTGAGGAAGATGATTGTTATATTATGGATGTGCCTTGTTTGCTTGTTCGATTGCCATGCTTGTTGTTAATTTCTGGAACAAATTTTTGCTGCACGATTTtggagatgatgatgaacacTGTACACGCAGAAACCCTAAATTGCATTTTGCCCAGAACTGTTCACGTGTTGTATGCATGATGTTACTGTGCCATTGCCCCatgaccaatcagaacatttcccTGGCTGAGCTTAAACGCGGCGTTTTGTTTAGTTGGGCCTATAATTGCAAAAATGCCATCGGTCCcattattttaaattaattcattttattaGTTCAATGTTTATTGCATTTTGGTTCCacaacttacaaaattcatagttcaatcatttttgatccaaaattcatgggaatttctgcattgtgttcatcttgatgtctagtattttatcatgatttttccagaatttttgcatggtcgaattttaaatggtattagggtttgtgacatgtatgcatattttgtaccttttaccaaaacctttgtgaaatggtcatgacttatcctatggacttgaaactttttgtgcacaaactagacacattcatgtttattttgatgtaaagtttgtgaatttatcttatctggattgtgagttgtgaatttttgaagtagggtgtgacaatttgtgtcacaccattgatgtgtaacttgatgatttttgataccatgcttcttgacctccaattgatctgaatttttgcatgaacctactcctgtatgtctagtttacatgtgattttttgtggatttatttgtggcattttccatttgtttgagattttctcccctgtttgaccaaaatggtgaccttatgtgatgcatgtgcccatttgttttgtgaaatgctcatactttattagatggacatgaaattttacatgagataactagacatcctaagctttgccatggttttagtcccattcatttatcatattccatctctgatttatgaattttccaagttgatgcatgtttggttgacttctttgagcatgttcaaaattgctttgactttctgattttcattgacttccttccacttgtccaaatgtgatgaaatttgacatgcttaccatgctatgtgttaggattgatcatgatttatttggtgatttttggaaatgtttgagttgacttttgatgcaagtctttctgttgacttctatgagccctaatttgccatgctttgacttcttttgcttatggaatgatgatgatgcatgatatgaacatgaacccaattggaattgtttcttgattgattaaacatgattttgaatgcttgccctttgctgttttgactttttcattctcttttgaccctaggcttgccctagtggtcctgttactcacttttgagcttgtgttttcaggttgaccaacaaatgaccaatgaggccaattcttttgattgagtttgcttgaaTATCTTTGACTAacttgttgttttgtaggtggtttgagccttgtgccttgcacatccatttgcttctgattaaaTGCTATTGCCTGTTTCCTTTTTGCTTTGATTTGgaattgtgtactgatctgtttgactatttcaggtaccatta includes these proteins:
- the LOC127122815 gene encoding uncharacterized mitochondrial protein AtMg00810-like, with the protein product MTGEPKFFRGIKINQCKEGVHVHQTKYTKEVLKKLKLDDFKIIHTHMHPTCNMSKKENITKSDLREKHLTFVKRIFRYMKGTTTLGLLYKKSLDYKLVGFCGTDNAGDKIERKSTSESCQFIGENLISWASKRQATIALSTKA